The Cryptococcus gattii WM276 chromosome D, complete sequence region ATTCAAGTTGGCTCAGGAGAGCCTCCTAGTAGCTGTAAGCTCAAGATGACTACAATTGAAGCGAAGACTCACTCTGAGATTGCCCAGTGTCGAACACTATGCCTGCTCGGAAACCCAAGGTCAAGAAGGCTGCGAAAAGCGCTTCATTGGTGAGTAAATATCCGGACACTTGGAGTCCATACTGATCATACGAATAGAGTCGACCCATAAACTCTGGTCGACCTGTCGCTGTTGCCCTTCCCGGTGCCACAAAGCCTGCTGCCCCCGCTGCTCTTTCTGGCATGCCCTCTCACACACCTGTTGTCGTGAAGCCAATTGCTACTCCTGCGGCGACCACCGGTGCCGCTCGCGCACCTCCATCCATCCCCGGCCGTGCAGGCGCGCCTCCTCCcccaccaccgccaccTCCTCCTGCAGGTCCCCCTAAGGAGATTTACAAGGCCCTTTATAACTTTACTGGTcaggaaggagagatgaATCTGGTcaagggagaagaagtcgaggtcaaggagaaggatgacAACGGTTGGTGGATGGTTGTAAAGAACGGTCAAGAAGGTTGGACCCCGTCAAATTACCTTAAAAAGGTGGAACATGCACCGCCaccccctccccctccccctcccccaGTGTCCCGTCCCATGCCAGCTCGACCCCCTGCAGCTTCCTCTGCTCCCACTGCTCCTCATGTTACCAATGGCTCCGCTGTTCCCTCTTGGAAAGCTAAGAGCGCTGCATCTGCCACACCTTCCGCAGCCTCTACGCCCCCGACTTCCCGTCCAGCCTCTTCCGCGTCCAAGGTCCCTCCTGCGATCAAGGCGAAGCCTGCCATTCCTGCCAAACCCCAAGTAGGCGCAAAACCTGCTCTTGCGATCGGAGGCAAACCACCTGTGCCTACAGCGCCGAAAATACAACCCAAGGCAGCTAGCAAACCAGGACAAGTGGCGCAACCTGGAAAAGCTCCTGGACAGTTGGATTTAGCTGCCGCATTTGCGAAGAGAGCGGCTAGGGCCCAGCAGGAGGAAGACTAGACCTTAAGGGATCGAAAACTAGGATTTGAGTTAGGATTTGTATGAGGTTTTGGGAAACAGTAGTATATGATACAATACGAGGTTAGGTTACAGATGCATTTTTGAAGAGCGCTGAATACTAAGAATACTATACATTCGCTGAAGATTTCTGGATTAATCATTCTCCCGCAACAGGCCACATGTAGAACACTGCCAACGATCTATACGGCCTCCACCCTTCAGTGAGAGCCTCCATTTCCTTGGGTGTCAAATAGGCTCCGCCCCTGAAGTTGAGATTAGCTATGGATATTTCGTATCACTTAAGAGGCAAAGACTCACTTGACTTTCTTTCCATTCAGGCGGGATTTCAAAATCTCTACTGTCAAACCTTCTAGTAACGGAGCGGCACGATGGGCATCCCAATCAGGATGCTCCAATGGGGCTGTAAGCATCACGTCCGGGGTAGGGGCTGGAAGAGTCCTTGGTGGGACTTCGACATTTTCGCGAGGCACAGCAGATGGAGTTGATGGGGTTGGAGGTATGTGTGAAACGCTCGTATCTGATGGGGCGGCAGGCGTACGCAAGGCGCCCATTTTAGAGACAGGATTCTCGGAGCTGTCGTTAGGAGTCATTGGCGCGGGAGGAACAGAGCTTGAGGGCACATGCCTGACTGGAGTACTCTCTCTTATGTTGGTGTCCAGCTCACCTTCCCCCTTATCatcaacctcttccttgaCTTCTTTTTGCCCGTCCTTATTGGCTTTTCCCTTGGTCTTCTTGGGTGTGATGGTATCAGAAGACTTCTTTTCTAGTGCACCATGAGCAGCTAAAGCCCATTTGATAAGACCTTTCTGTACACCCAAATCGCCCACAGCCAAAATGTCTGGGCGGCGGAGAGAGAATATCATAAACATGTCTACTGTCCATTGCCCAATACCGCGGACAGCAATGAGAGCTTTCGAAATTTCTTCGTCTGTTCCGCTTTGCAGCAAGTGCGTTGAAAGTTGACCGGAGGCAAAGTGGTCGGCCAGCGACAAAACTGAAAGGCGACAGATTAGCGTCACAAACACTTGAGATATACTCGATCTACATACCGTACTCTGCCTTCCTTCCACTCAGACCAACCCCTCTCAGTGATGCTACATCTTGGCTAAGGACCATCTGAGGTGAGGGGAACCCCTCTCTCTCATGCGTAAAGCCAAACAGAGCTCTGAACCTCGTATTGATTGCTCTCGCTGCCATCCAAGAAACTTGTTGGCCAATAATGGAAGTTACTAACGTCCTGAAGGGATCTATAGCTTCCAGGTTCACAAATGGTCGACAAGGCAAATGCTCAAAGAAGAGTGAAAACCGTGGATCTAGGGCAGAGAGATGAGATATAGCCGAGAGGAGGTCGAAATTTAGTGTCGGAGGGAGCAGAGTAGGTTGAGGAACTGTAAGTAGGTCAAGAGCCGTAGAAGGCGGTGTAATATCGATACTACGTGGCTCCAACTTCTGCTTTTTCTTGGACGATTCCAAATGGTCGTTCGCTGCTGACGGTGGAAATGCTCCACTTGCTGGTTTGACCCGTTTGGCCGCAGCAATACTCGATATGACTGTACTTGCTGCTCTGGTTGCGACTGGCATGTCTAGAGCAGGATCAGACCTCGCCTTTTTACTTCTTGTGGATGGCATCTGGGTTTTCCTTAGTCGAAtggggagaggagaaggacaAAATGCACGATTACATCGGAGACTTACTTTCCTTCGTTACTAATGAAGCCCGTGCGTCGCCCTTGACGGACGTGCCTGGCATTTGATTGAGCTTGATATTTTATCTTCGTTCGTTATTCCCTTTAATAGCGGCTGCCTGGGACTTCCGACTCCGTGGCGAAATAATCATGTGCAGAAATGAGTAATGAGTAGGAGTCGATAGCAAATCGAAGTCGGAATGTTGACTAGAATCTGCCTCTATACATGTCCTTGATTTATCTCATACTTTGTACTCATAAAACTGAACAATGCTGGGTATACGTCACTTTGAGGAGGTCCGTCTATTTAAACATTATGGATGGATATGGATCGAAAGAAAAGAACGCCACTATGAGGCTACCATGATTGGCGGTAGTCTAAACGGATTATACGACGCCAGTATCGCGCTATAAACAGGAAGACACCAAAAAATCGAACTTAGGGTGCAGACAATTAAGGTCTGCGCTGTCTGGGGATAGACCAAGTCGCCTGATTAGCTCTGAGAGACTCTCTTGTGGGGGTCGCAGGCCCTTGCTTGTTTCCCTTGTCGGGCGTCTCAAACATTGCTCTTGCCCTGTTGACTTTGTTTGATTCTGAGGATAAGCAGTCAGTGATCGCCCTGGATGCCAACTTGTCAAAAACTCGCCTGTCAAAAGGTCAATGTCGTGCTCTATCGttgcccttcttcctttcctcaCAGACGCATTGCTAAACTGGGCGGGATGTAGGGGCAACGGAGTAGGCGTAGTGGGAAGAGCCAAGTTACGAGCAGTGAACGTTGAAGGGAAGCCCTTAGCCGGTGTTGCGGCGGCAGGAGATTCGGTGGGGGAATGGGAGATCGAGTGAGATTTTCCTCGAAATCTGTTGGGCGGGAAAGGAGAGGGGGAGAAAGAGGTACTGGTGTTACTGGTTGTGTCGTTCGTCAGCAGTGGTGCAATCTCAAGttttttttccatctcctATAAGGCTTTGTTAGCACTGTCAAGTCTCATCCTGAGGAAGTACTCGCCTTGGACCGTCTTTCAATCTTCAATCGTTGCTCATCGATGATTCCCCTTTGCATTTCTACCACCTTCTCTAGTCTCTCAATCTCATTATCATGTCCTGCATGCAACCTGGCTACAGAGCTGTCTCTCTCTCCTGCACCGAATCCAGCGGTCGTACCCTTGAGTCCTCTTGCCTTCATGCCTTTAACCGAACCGTCACCCATCTCTCCACACTTTGCACAAGGACCTGGGGTGGAAAGTGTGCGAAGTCGAGCAGAGAcggaagatgaagaagaaagtgTTTTATTATCCTTGTGGCGAGCTTCTTGCTCAAAGATATCTTTAGCAAGCCTAGTGGCTTTCTCGCGTTGTGCTTCGGCCTCAGTTTTGGCGTCACTCGCTTCAGCCTTTGCCTTGCTCAAAGATTCCTGAAGAGCGACCAACTCTTTTCTGAGAGCATCCACCTTCTTGGAATATTCGGCTTCAGAATCCTTTTGTGCAACCTCTGAGGCGAATTTGTGGGCTTTGAATTGGGCTTGCAACTCGGTATGGGCGGTTCCAAGAGAGACAAGCTTTTGGTTAGCGGCCTGTCGCGTAGCCAATTCCGCGTCGAGATTTTTCAACTTCTCAGAGTCGGTCTTTGAAGACGCAAAGACTTCATCCAGTTTCTTCTCCGCAGCTTGCCGGAAGGCAGACTCCGCGCCAAGAAGTTGTTGTAATCGTTGTTCTGTCAAAGTAGCAGCTTCGAGCTGCTTACGCATTTGAGCCTGGGAAATAGATTCCTCGCTGAGGCGTTGGTGGAGCCGTTGCTCAGTCGAGGCAGCCGCCTCTAGCTTTTCTTTCAAGGTGGTGACTTTGTCATTGGCTACTTGCTGAGCAGCAATTTCTGCTTCAAGGCGCATCCGCATATCTCGATTGGCAGCCTCACTGATACCTTGCTTCTCGATCAGCTCTGTAAACTTTCTTTCCGCCTCTTGCCTGCTTTTAAGCTCGGCCTCAACTTTGACTCGCTGCTGTGCGATCTCACTTTGCAAGCGAATCTTCGTGTCTTGTAGTGTTCTCTCGACTTCTTCCCTAGCTCTCTGTTCATCGCCGAGTTTCTTTTGCAGGTTTGTCTCCTCAAAGCTTGCTGCTTCGCGTTGTCGACCCAGTTGAATGATTTTCTTTTCCGCAACCCTACGAGCCGTCGACTCCACCTCGAGTTTCTTACGCAGCTCAGCTTCGGATGTGGTTATGGTGTCGTGCTGATGCTGAAGTGCGGCAAGGTCCTCTTCGACTTCTTGACGGCGACTGACGGCGACCTGAAGCTGTTGACGGAGGCTGGCATTTTCAGTTT contains the following coding sequences:
- a CDS encoding DNA-3-methyladenine glycosidase, putative (Similar to TIGR gene model, INSD accession AAW46485.1), coding for MPSTRSKKARSDPALDMPVATRAASTVISSIAAAKRVKPASGAFPPSAANDHLESSKKKQKLEPRSIDITPPSTALDLLTVPQPTLLPPTLNFDLLSAISHLSALDPRFSLFFEHLPCRPFVNLEAIDPFRTLVTSIIGQQVSWMAARAINTRFRALFGFTHEREGFPSPQMVLSQDVASLRGVGLSGRKAEYVLSLADHFASGQLSTHLLQSGTDEEISKALIAVRGIGQWTVDMFMIFSLRRPDILAVGDLGVQKGLIKWALAAHGALEKKSSDTITPKKTKGKANKDGQKEVKEEVDDKGEGELDTNIRESTPVRHVPSSSVPPAPMTPNDSSENPVSKMGALRTPAAPSDTSVSHIPPTPSTPSAVPRENVEVPPRTLPAPTPDVMLTAPLEHPDWDAHRAAPLLEGLTVEILKSRLNGKKVKGGAYLTPKEMEALTEGWRPYRSLAVFYMWPVAGE